The Lynx canadensis isolate LIC74 chromosome Y, mLynCan4.pri.v2, whole genome shotgun sequence nucleotide sequence aataaacactaagaaagtCATaatacttcacacacacacacacacacacacacaaacgacCAAAGGATCAAAGTACAAATCAcaacataaaatacttaataacaaattaaagtgaaaatacaGCATACAAGCCACAGCAAACTCAGTAAAAGGGGGAAAATTTAGTTGTAAATACTTaacataataagcagaaaaggtCCATATCAATGATCTAATTTTATACATTAActaaccagaaaaagaaaaacctaaagctacaaagaagaaaataaacattagacgttaagtgaaagagaaaaaaactaataGAGAAAAtcactgaaaccaaaagttggttttcAAAAAGatcagctggggcacctgggtagcctagtcagttaatcatctgagttgggttcaggtcaagatctcacggttcatgctgacagctcagagcctggaccctgcttcaggatctgcgtctccctctctctgcccctccccaccttgtgctcagtgtctctctctctctctctctctctctctctcaaaagtaaataaacatttttttaaaggtcagtAAAGCTGACTAACCTTTAGCTGTatggactaagaaaaaagaactaagaCTCAAATTtctaaagtcagaaataaaatggGGAACTACTACTGagcctacaaaaataaaaagtattatgtgAGTACTTTGAAGTTGTATGCTGACAATTTGTATAGTCTAGATGAAAGATaggtttataaaacaaaattcatcaaGAACACatcacaaaaaaatggaaaactcttTCATGGAATCCTGTACCTGAGCTACAACTTTAATCCAACTAACAGTTTAATTATGATTCTGTATTCTTCAAGATGAAACATTAAGCTGGACTGTTCCTGACCGGCAAGCAAGAAAGTATGTATCACCAGAATCTTGGTCTTTTCAGGGTATAACAAAATCctacagactggatggcttatgacagcagaattttctttctcacaGCTGTGAATACTGGAAGTCCAGGATGCACATGCCAGTCGTTCCTGTTTGTGTTCTGCTGAGCGCCTTCTGAAACTTTCTTTCTAACACTGaccctaattacctcctaaaggccactcttcctaataccatcatcaTCTTAACCATGTTAAGGTTTCAACAGAAGAATTTTAAGGATTGCACAATCAGACCATAACAACTAGCAAACACTAGCAAATATTAGTGTAATTTACATAAGGAAAATCTTTAGACAAACTATATTTGTTACAGGAACAAGtaagaaaaaagatgttttgaGTGGCTCTCTACTTAACACAAACTGCATCACATATGGAGGTGCTGACATTCCTGGCAGAATGTTGAGGAATATGTAAATTCAATAGCATCCTTTTACGTATAAACGGCTACATTTATCAGGCAAGTTTTGATTTACTTGGAAGACAATTCGTAACTCAATTcttcaaagatattttctttaaactattaaaaacaatTCCTCAGTCTCAGACACATTCCACCTAGATAAATGTTCAGGAACTTCACAGAAAAGAACCATGACCTACATTTgtgcattttcatttcttattcttaGATTTAACTATGTATGTATTCTGGCATCAGATTTGGCTCAAGTTGTAACATTTAGGAAGTAAAATTATGGCAAAGTGAGATGAAACAATATGAAAGTTTATTCTCCTCTCtatttgttagatttataatGTTGAAACCAGGTGAAAGTGTATTTACTCATTGCTAAAAAATCCTCAGGAAAATAACTATGCTTTACAAACTACCCGATGAATCCTTTCCATTAATGTGGTGTAAGCTTTAACAGTGGTAGTGGTAACTAGCCTCGCTTTTAATTTCACCTTATTACAGTTGATAACTCTGAAATAAACAGAAGGTCAAATAGAAAGATTACGGTCTAAACTCCTACTAAAATACACACAGAAGttgctacataaaataaaatacaccaataacaaagcgaGGAAAAACACACTCAACAACACATTTTACTATATTTCTCAGTGGTGGTTCCCGTTACCCCAGCTAAGGGATAGTGTAAGAAAAACTTACCTTATGGAAGTtattataaaattagtttttcattATACATTGTAATTTAATTGCTCATAAAGTCCAAAATTATGAGTTACAATGCATATGACTCTGACAATAAATCACATATGTTAACATAACCTTTCCTGTGTAAGAAATATCCTACTTATTTCACAATCAGAGCTATCTTACTtgaaaaattttctataaatattaagtaaaaacacTACCAACTTATATGTCAATACTTCAAATATAAAGATAACCAGGTTTCCTAGCCCTGAATTTTTGCAACTACTAACATTACAAattgaaaaatgttatttaaactgGTGTCCTAAAACTGCAATTTGGAAACgctttttcttttatgatggTGGCAacataaaatgatgaaagtaatGTGTAAGTTATCAAGCTTAGAATGAAATACATATGGCTACGTAAATATGAAAATAGCCCCCTTTCTTGACTTTAAGTGTGGACTTCCACCTTCcttaaattatatcaaaaatcTTACAGAACATCTAGGTAACTCGAATATACATAAAGATTCTGTTAACATACTAGCTGGAACATGGTTTACCGAAACCTATGATGGTAAGGCAATTTATTCAAAACACCTATTAACTAGAATAAAATAGTCACAGTGGAAAAGACATTTCTTCTTCGTTTCTCTCTACTGTTTAACAGCAGGTATTATAGTCTTTGCCCCCTAAGTTCCATTATATCCAAAcaataaaatttcacttaaatAATTCAGCTAAATCAGTTTTTAGAgaaatataatacttttaaacaatgaaaataaatcagcatGTCTTAACCAAATACATTCATACTAAATGATGTTTTAGTCTTCTTTTAACAGGTGATAGCCAAAATCCAAATTGCAGAACAATCCTCAGAAACCATGTTCAATTTAGatctgtaagtgaaaaaaaaacatgaaatccaCTGAAAACTAATTCttataatacaataaatagtCTACTGCATAATAAGGACCCTTTATACTATCTGCAAAATAAAGCCTTGgaatgaaaaattttatatacTAGGTATTTCTCAATTCCTGTCTGTTGCAGTCATTATGAACTCTCTGAGAATGTTATGTTATGCAAATTATTCTCAATGACATTTAcaatctccttctttattttcatgcTGGTGACTTGAGATCTTACATTTTGAGAGTGGGAACACTGTCACATGTGAAAGTATAAGCgccttaaaaattaaatgatattaaaaattaaattataagtaccttaaaaattaaaaattaggaaagtcTGGTCCTAAGCCAAAATATCCTCTTCATGTTCACATACACTTCTACTTCAGCTCCTACCTAGCCTTTGAACCTAACTCAGCTGTCAAAAAGTTCATGTCTGTCCTTAATGCACAATGCAATTGTTACATTAAGTTTTGGCACAGAAAATAATCACCCTACTGTCAGAGGATTAATTTAGTCGTAAGAATACTCTGGCTCATGGTCCACAAATAAGgtacataaagaaaattttaacaatatttgcttcttcgtccttttttatttcctacttctaggtatgttttaaaatgtatacaactctaaaaaaattttttaaacgtttatttattattgagagacaaagagagagcatgagcaggggaggagcagagagacagggagacacaaaatctgaggcaggcgccaggctctgagccatcagcacagagcccaatgtggggctcgaacccacgaactgagagatcggacgcataaccaactgagccacccaggtgcccctaaaatgtataCAACTTTCATTAAATAGTACTGTATGTTTAAAACTGCATAaatacatggtaaaaaaaaaatctggtaaaaAGCTACACTGGAGGTATGTACTCAATTTTCTTCAATTCGTGGAATAATCTAaatgatttggaaatatattaaaaaataatatggatcTGTAGCTGAATAGAAGGACTGGTCTGGTAGATCAAGTATAGAAGAATGTAAATTGTCTAATCTTGGTACTATATGTAAAGGCGTTCATTTCACTTCAAAAACTTCCAACTTCTCTGAATGTCTAAAAATgctcttaataaaataaagggctTTGTTGGTGATTAAAAGATTTGGAAATCCCCGATCTAGATCAATGATTACCAACGTgacagcagcatcagcatcatgtGTGGTGCTCGACTTACACTTACCAAAGACTGGCTTTGTATTTTTGAACAACTCTACTAATTGTGCTGCACAGTATTTGTCAGGAATAAATGctctacacatttttaaattccaagtatTAAATCCAAGACTTAACACTAATATTTTTGGATTTGTGGTCTCTGAATTACTTTTTTATTGCAGaggtattaaaaaagaaaaaagtctaagCCTGATAGAAATCTAAGATATATCACCATCCCAATTATTTCATCCACACATGCCAAGAAACTCACGATGAATTTTATTTACATACAGTAACAGCAAAACAGTGAGGCATTCATTACTTTTATGGCTCTAACTGCTTTATTACTAAGAGAAATAACCACGTTCCACAAAACACTGATACGTGGTAAAATTGTAATCCCAATACGTAAGTTGACAACAGACCTCCGGTTTGAAGTATATTGCAatttgtatatgtgctgccgaagcgagcacggAGTATATTGCAATTTGAATGCTTGAGCAAGCTGGCTCAAACAAGACTCTTCTTTTTACATACTAGTATTTCATCTAGGAGAAGGTACATTCTCAAAACTGCTACATTTCTTAATAGTTACCTCTCATGAAAGCAAGTTATCATCATGAAGTATCTATGTTAGAGGAAATAATATTGCTCTTTTCAGAAAGAAATGCTTCAAAGGCCTGTAAGGTttctcagagaaaagaaatgtttaactAGATGGTTTCAGAACATGAATGAACACTCAAATGAAAGGAGTGATCTCAACAAGATACCGAATTTAAGTGTTCAACATTCCCAGATTAAAGGTTTCTTTGTATGtaattcataaataaaagaaataatgaacacAAGGTTTTATCCACTACTTACATCATCAATGTCTTCATCGTCATCTCCAATATCATCAAACTGGATTTCATCATCATCTCCAGGACCAAACGtatctgtttcattgattttagcTGAAGACAATAATTAATAtactcatatacatatattcatgatGTTATTAGATAAACTgtctataaaaagaaacaagtctggggcacttggggggctcagttggttaagcctctgactcctgataaGAGCTTAGCTCTTGATACTGtggttgtgagatgaagccccaggGGGATTTTCCAACTCCCCCTCTCTCAACACTCCCCCTGCtgacacataaataaaaaaaaaaaaaaaaaaaaagaaaagaaaaaaagaaaaaaagaagcagcagcctgatataaaatacaaactatattAGAAAAAGATTCTTAGAAGTGGTATTTCAATTCAACCAACATTTCATTACACGAAAAATACTGCTAACTTGTGTGGAACAACCCATCACACAGAGAAAATCCACAATGAAATAAGAAGTTCAATGCTAAGTCATTACAATGAAAGGTGTATGtgtgtacttttattttcttcaaaactgTAGAGTAAATAAAGTAGGCAGGATCTAATTACACTTAGTAGTTATATATTTCCCAAGTATGCTTCAAGGagcttttctgtgttttatttttcaaggagttTGAAACAGGCTAGGAGCTTACTGTCAGCATACATAAAGTTCTCCTAAGAACAGCTAGTCTCTCAACTATTAGACTTACCAAACCTGTCAAAGAgttaattaaatcatttttatccCTAAGCAATAAGAGTTTAgcacttttaaaatgcaaataatttcatCAGAAACTTCAGGCTTATGGAAAAATCTTGCGTTTTCATGATAAAATTCAATAGAgtaaaacatataaaagaaaatagttcCCAAGTGAAAACTGAGCTTAGCaaaaagtttgttttctctttgatagTATGATatcaaaagagagacagagagagacagaaggtgtAATATGATCCTTTTTAGATCAAACACTGCACTTCAAACCGAAAAGTGGTATAATTATGTAAGAATCAACATACGTTTCTATATTTGGTCTTTCCTGGGAGAGCTTAGCaaaaagtttgttttctctttgatatTATGATCGCTTTAAGTTTACTACAAGGAGAATACAATAGGtttgcctttaaaaagaaatgtctcctaaaaaaaaaaaaaaaaaaagaaatgtctcctaaaacacacacaacacTACAGAAGACTATCATGCTAAGAAGAATTGACCATTGTTTTCTATAAAAATCAGTACCAAGATCTTAATTATTTGCCCCATCTAGTTAAAAACTAGCAATTTCTTGAAAATTGCTAAAATCCTCTcacaatgtattatttattatacaaCAGGGCTTATAAATTATTACACTTATTAATATTTAGTAtaacaaacacaataaaaataaatttcataataactACATACCCAAACAATATACAAACAAGAGAAAATTCCATCAAACTGTTTCATGTAAATGCCAACAATAATCTCGTAAGACAGCAAAATACAGTAACTTTGACATTACCGTGTTCTGGAAGCTCGCCATATGCCTTCAAACTTCTAGCTTCATctgcattgtattttaaaattacatcagCTTTGTTATccttagaaataaacaaataacttttaaCTAATTATACCAAAATTAATTTTCCCACACTGATTATACCCACAATTAGTTTCAAATTAgcacattaagataaaaagctcaCTGTTGTTTTAGACTCTGCTTTTCTTCACCTACTCCCtacttactttcttaaaaaaaattcttggctttAAACAGGTAGAAAGAAGTTTACATGCATGACTAAACAATGATTTACAGCCTAATATTCACTTTAGtaagagagataaaagaaaaaaaagtaaaaaaaaaaaagagcaagagagagagagacagagagggagagaaggtgtAATATGATCCTTTTAAAGATCAAACACTGCACTTCAAACCAGAAAGTGGTATAATTATGTAAGAATCAACATACGTTTCTTTATTTAGTCATTCTTAGGATACCTTACTTAGGAGAATCACTTGTagagttttaaaaagataactatgACTCCTAAAAATTGACATACCTGAGATAAAGTCCaaaattctgtatttaaaaaccTCTTTGGGAGTTTCTAATACAAAATAGTTATTATATAACTATTGTATCAGggacataattattattattacattattagtgtaattttgatatgtttacacttcattattttattttattttattttattttttttaatttttttttcaacgtttatttatttttgggacagagagagacagagcatgaacgggggagggtcagagagagagagggagacacagaatcagaaacaggctccaggctctgagccatcagcccagagcccgacgaggggctcgaactcacggaccgcgagatcgtgacctggctgaagtcggacgcttaaccgactgtgccacccaggcgccccaatttttattttattttttaacgtttatttatttttcagagagagagaaagacagagcatgaacagggtagggtcagagagagggagacacagaatctgaaacaggctccaggctctgagctgtcagcacagagcccgacgcggggctggaactcacggattgcgagatcatgacctgagcgaagtcggccgcttaaccgactcagccacccaggcgccccacacttcattattttatttttttttaaatttttttttcaacgtttatttatttttgggacagagagagacagagcatgaacgggcgaggggcagagagagagggagacacagaatcggaaacagactccaggctccgagccgtcagcccagagcctgacgcggggctcgaactcccggaccgagagatcgtgacctggctgaagtcggacgcttaaccgactgcgccacccaggcgcctcccacacttcattattttaaagaatcgattcatttagagagaaaataagagtttGAAAGTTTACAATTACCTAAAAGATACCTGAAGAAAGGCAACTAAAATTATCACAGTgctgctgttggtgggaatgcaaactggtgcaactgctctggaaaacagtgtggaggttcctcaaaaaattaaaaatagatctaccctatgacccagcaatagcactgctaggaactgacccaagggatacaggagtgctgatgcataggggcacttgtaccccaatgtttatagcagcactttcgacaatagccaaattgtggaaggagcctaaatgtccatcaactgatgaatggataaataaattgtggtttatatacacaatggaaaatactacttgacaatgagaaagaatgaaatatggccttgggtagcaacgtggatagaactggagagtgttatgctcagtgaaataagtcagtgaaagaaagaaagataccatatgttttcactcttatgtggatcctgagaaacttgacagaagaccatggggtaagggaagggaaaaaaaaggttagagagggagggaggcaaaccttaagagactcttaaaaactgagaataaactgaggattgatggggggtgggagggaagggatggtgggtgatgggcactgaagagagcacctgttgggatgagcactgagtgttgtatggaaaccaacttgacaataaattccatattaaaaataaaataaaataaaataaaataaaataaaataaaataaaataaaataaaataaaataaaataaaataaaataaaataaaataaaataaaataaaataatcacagtGCTGCAACTGCAGTGTGCTATAAACCAACACTTCACAAACAGCAATGTACATACAAAACACACAGGGATTCTGttaaaatactaattcagagTCAGCAAATATGAGACTGGTCTATCACTCTGCATTTCTAATACGCTTCCATATGCTGGTGTAATTTCTGGACAGCAAGGGCACAAAATTATTCCCAAAAAGGTAAGATTAGAAGAGCTGGTCCTGGCTATTAGTTTACAGTTAGAAAAACAAACCTTTAAGATTCTGGTTTCATTGTCCATAAAAGGAATTTAATAACTACTCTCTCTCCATATTTGGGGTTTATATGAAGTTAaaacaagataatgaacataaaaatgatacatttgtaTAAAGGATCACAagatttaattagaaaatatataaaaacaaaaaaaatcaacatatgaTCAGATTCAATCTATAAAAACGGACACAGAAAAATGCATACAGTGAAGTAactggatacaaaatcaaaagacaaaactCAGTGTGTCTCTCTACACACTAGCTATAAACTAGCTGaaaaactttcaaagaaaacaatctcatttacaatagcaccaaaaaacaaaatacttcagaataagtgtatttttttaacattttacttttaagaactCTCCACACCCAATATTGGGtatgaattcacaaccctgagatcaagagctgcatgatcccccaactgacccagccaggcgaCTCCTTAAAGGTAAATGTAACCAACACTGCAAGTTAGTTTTTagttcaatatatgcaaatcaatcaatattatATACCatagtaataaaagaaagaataagatgattatttcaatagatgaagaaaaagtatttgacaaagtacaacacccattcatgacaaaaatcctcaacaaactaAGGACAGAGGGAACATAACATCATAAAGGACAATACAAAAGACTTATAGCTCATATCACCctgaatggagaaaaacagacagcttttcccctatggtcaggaataagacagtcGTGTTGACTCTCATCAGTGTTATTTAaaatggtactggaagtcctagcctcaccAATTACACAACTAAAAGATACCGAAATCATTAAAGAactcaaactttcactatttacaatGACACGAAACTCTTACGAGAAAACAAAATACTCCATCAAAAACTGTAGATGTGACGTAACACtacagcaaagttacaggatacaaaaatcaatgtacagaaatctgttgcattgctattcaccaataatgaagcaacagaaagagaaattaaggaatcagtcccatttataatagcaccaaaaCTATaacatatctagaaataaatctgagcaaagaggtgaaagatctctactctgaaaaatacaacactgatgaaagactttgaagaggacacaaaaaatggaaagacaggggcgcctgggtggcgcagtcgcttaagcgtccgacttcagccaggtcacgatctcgcggtccgtgagttcgagccccgcgtcaggatctgtgctgacggctcagggcctggagcctgcttcggattctgtgtctccctctctctctgcccctcccccgttcatgctctgtctctctctgtcccaaaaataaataaacgttaaaaaaaagaaaattttaataaaaagaaaaaaaaaggaaagacattccatgctcatggattggaagaacaaatattacaaTGTCCACATTACTCAATGCAATCTATACGTTTATttcaatccctatgaaaataccaccACCATTTTCCACAGAGctcaaacaatcctgaaatttgtatggaaccatgaaaaaagccaaatagccaaagcaaacttgaaaccagaaaagcaaagctaaaactggaagcatcacaattctagactctgagttatattacaaagctgtagtgaccaagacagtatggtactgcacaaaaatacacacagatcaatgtaacagaatagaaaacagacAACTGAATCCACAACtgtatagtcaattaatcttcaacaaagcagaaaaaaatagagacaaagctgaacaaatggggttgggaaaattggacagctaaaTGCATACAAATTAAAACGGACCAGTCTCTTACCCaatgcatacacacaaaaaaattcaaaatggattaaagacttaaatgacATCTGACTTCATAAAAATTCTAACAGCACATGCAGAGTGACCTTTTTCACATTAGCCACAGAACTTTCCTATTAGATGTCTTCTgaagcaaggaaacaaaagaggaattcaccaaaataaaaagttttgttctctttcctttgctccttttttcACCCCATTTTTGTTCCAGGGCTACTTCTGCAAACCATCAAAGCATACCTCATTGAAGGTTcaaacactccaccactgcaACCAAGGAGGAGCTCTGGAGAGCAATACCAGTGGGAAGGAGCAGACAAAACAACAGCACAGTGCACAGAGCATAGACCAGAAATACATCCTGAAGTGCCAGATTCTGGACAGTGTAAGACCTGTTTTAATATAGCAGTACTCTTAGgtacaggaaacataacaagctttcaaGACATGCAAAACACAGAAACTGAGCCAAAATAACTAGAGGAATTCTTCCCAAAAggaggtcaagaagaaatcacagccaaggACTTGCTCAAAAGACATAAACAATGTATCTGAACAAGATATATCAAGTCATGATACAAATACCTGAGCTTGAGAAAAGCACAGAAGATACCAGAGAAATCCTTGCTGCagaaatcaaagacctaagaGCTAGtcagctgggggaaaaaaaatattatacctGAGATGCAAAACAGACTGCATAGTCACAATGAGGGTTGAAGAATCAGAAAGAATaggtgaaataaaagataaaattatagaaaataatgaagcagcaaaaatgagggaaaggaaattaataGATCCCCAGGGGAgtattagagaactaagtgattacaggggctcctgggtggcttggtcaattaatcatctgacttaggcttaggtcatgatctcacagtaagttcaagccccacatcaggctctgtgctgacagctcagagcctggaatctgctccagattctgtatctccctctctctctgcctctcgcctgctcgtattctgtctgtctctctctcaaaagcaaataaacattgaaaaaaaaattaaaaaaaaaaaaaagagaacgaaGTGATTTCATGAAATGATACGGTATCTACATCATAGAGTCCCAGAAAAGAAGAGTATGAAAAAGGGGggagaaggtttacttgaacaaattacaGCTGAgtacttccctaatctggggatgGAAACCAGCATTCAGTTCCAACAGGCAcggagaactcccttcaaaatcaacaaaaacatgtcaacaccatgacatatcatagcgaaacttgcaaaatacaagataaaaagaattctgaaagcagcgtgGGACAAATAGGCCTTAACCTAGAAGGACAGACATATAAGGTTAGtggcagacctgtccacagaaacttggttGGCCAGAAGGAGTAGCAGGAAACACTCAATGTGTCGGACAGGAAAACTATGCAGCTGAGAACTCATTATCCAGccaggctgtcattcagaatagaaggagagataaagcccttcccagacaaacaaaaactaaacaagtctgtgaccactaaatcaacactgcaagaaatattaaggaggaccctggggaaaaaaacaacaaaaacagaggaaaacatcaccagaaacaccaactttacaagtaacacaatggcactaaattcgtATCTTTTAATTACCatgctgaatgtaaatggactaaatgctgcaACCAAGACACAGGGTatgagaatggattaaaaaacaagatccactGATCTTGTCTAGTCAACACTCATTTTTGACGTAAAAACACCTGAAGATTAGAAGTAAAGGAATGGAGCACCATTTCTAACAAACATCAAAAGCAggccagaatagccatacttataccagacaaacaagattttaaaacaaagtcagaAACAAAAGGTGAAGGAGGGCAGTATATTATAATTAGGGGGTTATTCATCAAGAAGAgttaacagttgtaaacatttatgcccccaacttggaagcacccaaacatataaatcaaataatcacaaacaaaaaactcataaTACAATAGTAACAGAAGACTTCAACACcacacaacaatggacagatcatctaagcagaaaatcaacaaggaaacaatggctttgaatgacacattggacctgatttaacagatatattcagaacatttcatcataaaaccacagaat carries:
- the LOC115508110 gene encoding eukaryotic translation initiation factor 1A, X-chromosomal isoform X2; this encodes MPKNKEYAQVIKMLGNGRLEAMCFDGVKRLCHIRGKLRKKVWINTSDIILVGLRDYQDNKADVILKYNADEARSLKAYGELPEHAKINETDTFGPGDDDEIQFDDIGDDDEDIDDI